GCGGCGGCAGTTCGCGATCGACGAGGGTGACGATCAGCCCCATCGCCAGCGCCGCGAACACCGGTGCCCCGATCGCCCGGCCAAGCCGCGCATAGGAAACCCCGATCGCCGGCAGTGTGCGGTGTGCCGAGAAAGCAAGGTACAGCGGATAGGCGACATACCAGGCAGCGACGAGGCCGAGAATGCCCCAGTGGACGCCGATCAGGAAGGCGATCGGCAGGAACAGCGCGCCGGTCGCACCGTTGCGCGCGCTGATCCCGGGGCGCCCCCGCGCATCGCTGGCCGGCGCGAACAAGATCTGCAGCGTCATCAGCGGCATCACCAGCGCCAGGCCATGCACCACCGGCGCCGCCTCCGCCCATTTCGGGCCGAGCACCACGGCAACCAGCGGCTCGGCGGTCGCGGCGAGGCCGATATAGAAGGGCATGGCGGCGAGCAGGATCAGCTGCGCGCCCCGCACGAACGCCGCCGCCACTGCCTCCGGATCGTCGCGCATCCGCGCATAGGCGGAGAAGGCGACCTCGTTCAGCGGCGGCACAAACTTAGAGACGAAGATCTGGGTGAGGAACAGGCTGGTCGTATAGATGCCGAGCAGATGCGGGTCGAACATGCGCCCGGCGATGAACACATCGGCCTGGCTCTGCAGGAACCAGAAGACCTGCCCCGCCGCCATCACTCCGCCATAGCGCGCCATGTCGCCCGCGCCGCGAAAGTCGAAGCTCGGCCATACCAGCGCGCGTGCCGCCACCGTCATGCCGATCGCGCGGCTGGCGAATAGCACGATGGGGGCCGCGACCAGCGTCCACACGCCCCAGCCACT
This genomic window from Sphingomonas sp. contains:
- a CDS encoding lipopolysaccharide biosynthesis protein, producing the protein MPLVTESMLESPNQAPESLRNQVRKAVIWRSGTQILGQLLTWSSTFLVIRILAPADYGLFAMTQVVLVLLNMLNGYGLASALIQRADAGLRAQRQLFGMLLLLNGGLALLQVSAAPLAAAYYRQPMVAELLRVQALLYLCTPFITLPYALLARSMDFAKQAQVNFVSALAGAITALTGAYSGWGVWTLVAAPIVLFASRAIGMTVAARALVWPSFDFRGAGDMARYGGVMAAGQVFWFLQSQADVFIAGRMFDPHLLGIYTTSLFLTQIFVSKFVPPLNEVAFSAYARMRDDPEAVAAAFVRGAQLILLAAMPFYIGLAATAEPLVAVVLGPKWAEAAPVVHGLALVMPLMTLQILFAPASDARGRPGISARNGATGALFLPIAFLIGVHWGILGLVAAWYVAYPLYLAFSAHRTLPAIGVSYARLGRAIGAPVFAALAMGLIVTLVDRELPPLAALPRLALLVSIGGASYAALLFAFARETLAGAIALVRNRAG